Proteins from a genomic interval of Gossypium hirsutum isolate 1008001.06 chromosome A09, Gossypium_hirsutum_v2.1, whole genome shotgun sequence:
- the LOC107888596 gene encoding gibberellin-regulated protein 4 gives MAKLVATFFLALIAISMVQTLVMASHGHGGHHYDNKRYGPGSLKPYQCPSQCTRRCSQTQYHKPCMFFCQKCCRTCLCVPPGYYGNKQVCPCYNNWKTKEGGPKCP, from the exons ATGGCTAAACTTGTTGCTACTTTCTTCTTGGCTCTCATTGCCATctccatggttcaaactttg GTTATGGCATCACATGGACATGGTGGTCATCATTATGATAAC AAACGTTATGGACCTGGAAGTCTCAAGCCTTACC AATGTCCATCTCAGTGCACAAGGAGGTGTAGCCAGACACAGTACCATAAACCATGCATGTTCTTCTGTCAGAAATGTTGCAGGACATGCCTTTGTGTTCCTCCAGGGTATTATGGGAACAAACAAGTTTGCCCTTGCTACAACAACTGGAAAACCAAGGAAGGAGGCCCCAAATGCCCTTAA